One Drosophila willistoni isolate 14030-0811.24 unplaced genomic scaffold, UCI_dwil_1.1 Seg183, whole genome shotgun sequence genomic window, GGAGTGACGGAAGATGTATATTTAACTGAATTTTCCTCCATAAACACGTGAAAATAGCCATCTTTTAGAtccaatttagaaaaaaaaacgtttgtCGCCAAGCTTGTCTAATAAATCGTCTATCAGAGGTATAGGGTAGTTATCTTTCACCAAAACTTTGTTCAATCTCCTAAAGTCAATGCACAACCTTAACTCGCCAGCTTTCTTAGGCACCAACACAATGGGTGATGCATACTCCGACTCACTAGGGCGAATGATCTTCTTCTCCAAGTACCCGTCTAACATCGCCTGCAATTTCCCTTTCTCAGAATATGACAATCTTCTAGGCGCACAATTGAATGACTTCGAGCCCTCCAAGTTGAGtttcatttcacattttaCATCATGCAACTCAGGCCTTTGTGCTACCAAATATAAACTCTCAAACAATTGCCCAAACTTTTTCCGgattttaaaatctaatcTTTCACCTATTTTGCAATCAACTCCTGTGTTGAAACACTCGATATTTaacaattcaaatttttatttcgcttAGAGATTGGTCAAAAGtggtttcttttctttctttacattttctaTCACATCTAACTTTTTCATTGACCAACTCAATAACAGCTTCATTCCTACTTTTCGTAACCATTTTGCTTCTTTCTCCAATCTCTGTTTCACTAACAATCTTGCTATCAATTTCATTCACCATTTCGTTAATAATTTCGCTATCATTTCCCTTAACTATTTCGCTAACAATTTCCTCGTCCTCACCTTCGGGGTTACATTCTTTGGTGACTATTCTATTCTTACAATTTTTTCCCTTACCAATTTCATCAACTATTCTCTCAACATTTACATTTCTAGCTATTTTGCAAATCTGTATGGCATGTCTGCAATAGAGGTGGGAAACTATCGATGGCACTATCGACACTATCGATGGTGAGCACTATCGATCGACTCACTATCGATGGTCATGCAGTACCGATAGTGTATCGATAGTGCCTCGATAGTGTCACCAATAGTTGTGAAATAAATTCCGCGTTTTGAAAAAGTGGCGTCGCTTGGCTGGTGAAAAATTTTCTTGCTTtcaattacaaaacaaaaacataattttaaagaaatggaTCGCTTTCTCCAAATGGGTAATAAAAATAAGAGTAGTTGAAGCAATTTCAAAGCAACTATTAATATGTGTGTTTTATAATAGGCAAACGCCGCAATTCGAAAGAAACATGCGATTGCAGCTCATCGGAATCGGAAAAGAGCTCTGCGGTTACAACATCTAGccataaattgaaaaagaaaacaaaaatatctgATGTGTGGAATTACTTTAAAAGATCAGATGATAAAAAATTTGCGAAGTGCTTAAATTGTGAAAAGGAGTACAAGACAAGCGGAAATACGTCCAACTTGCGGGATCACCTGAAACGGTTTCATCCTAGTTTAAGGGACGATGAAAGGAATTCCGCTAATTATGGAGATCAGGGCGACAGCATATTtccaccagcagcagctgccgaTCAAGTATGAGATCTTTAGATTCATACATTAAAAACTCTGTCCTGTACGATTCCAACTCAtcgcgaaaaaaaaatattgataaaaCTTTAGCGGAGATGGTTGCCTTGGACGTACAACCGTATAGCATAGTAGAGGATCGTGGATTCATCAAGTACAGCAAAATTTTGGATGCCAGGTACAAGCTGCCAAGTCGCCGTCATTTTACAAAGTGTGCTGATGATggatttatttaaagaaactTCGGCAAAGCTTTCAACATTCTAGAAGAAGTTTCTAGTGTTGCTGTTGCGGTGTGACATATGGTCGTCACGTGCCAACATAAGTTTTTTAACAGTGACTAGCCACTTTATTCATGAGTTCACTCTTAAAACAGCTTCATTGGCAACAAGAAAGCTATTGGATGCCACGAAACCATGCAGCTCAAAATATTGCGAATACTTTGCAAGAAGTTTTAAATTCTTGGGGTTTGTTTGACAAAACTGAGTGTATTGTCACGGACAATGCCAGCTCCATGATCAAAGCTTGCGAGCTGTTAAAGATTCGTAACATTCCCTGCTTTGCTCACACGTTAAATTTGGTTGTTCAAGACGGTCTAAATTTCGACGATGACGAAAAAACAATGGcaataatttcaaaatgtaaagcaattgtaaaattgttcaaaaaaaaagcactATTGCTAATGAAAAGTTTAAGATGGCGCAGAAAAGTTTGGGTATTCACTTTTACAAGAAACTCCAACTAGATGGAATAGTTTCTTTTATATGATTCAACGAATACTGGCGACCATGATGAAATTGCAGTAGTACTATTGTCTACATCCAATGCACCACTCCCATTTCAAGCGGAGAATTGATGTTTTGAAGGACATGGAAAAAATTCTTACAGTATTTGAAGAAGTTAGCAAAAGAATATCTGGTGGGAAATATGCTACGATTCGCTATAATTCCCTTGACAGATGTACTTATTCGTAAAACGCATACTATTTCTTCGGATGTGCACACTGAAGTTGGACAAAAAATGGTCACTGTTTTATTAGATTCAATCGTAAAACGTTTATCgccatatgaaaaaaaaactgcgaTGAGAATGGCGACAATTTTAGATCCCCGATTTAAAAAGATTGGGTTTCAACATATGTCAAATGCCGAACAAGCTGCACATTGTTTCGAAAACGAGTTGACGGCTTTAATGAACAAGATAGTTCAAATGACACAAATGTGGAACCCATCTCAACAAATAAGGACCCGCTTTTTCGACTATATTGGGAACAAAGCCCGTTCCATGGCTAGAAACACGCGATCGGATGCTATCATTGCGAAGAGGCAGTATTTGGAAAGGCCCTTAAGCCAACAAGATGTTGATCCCCTATTATGGATGAaagtaaattataaaattttaaatatcaatatccaaaaattaatttgttctcattaatatttttcttaggtTAACCAGACGGACTTTCCTGCAATAATAACGTTGATGTTAAAATACTTTTGCATTCCGGCCACTTCTGTCCAGTCAGAGCGGGTATTCAGCAAGGCAGGGCAAATAGTATCAGACCGCAGAACACGTCTTAAAGGAGGAGAATGTGaacattttgttatttttaaaccaaatCTTTGGCTTACTTCCTCGGAAACCACCGATAAGCGACgcaaaacatatatatgtacatataaataattaaaaaacattaaactatgtttttgaaaaattaattttagttgttttatgtagGTCACTATCGAGGCACTATCGATGGCACTATCGAGGCACTATCGATGGTTTGGTAAAAAACTATCGCTGCTATCGATGGTGCCGACTATCGATAGTTTCCCACCTCTAGTCTGCAATGAGAAGGACTCAAACTCCAACCGCTCTCCAAGTTCATTTTCGCCTTCTCTCCTTTCAAGTGAAACCATTTCAAGGCATTTAAGTCTAACTTAATATTACATGCTTTCATAAAATCTCTTCCCAAATTACTTCATGGCTCATAGACTCATTATCAACGACTATTAAATGAAAGAAtacttttattgaatttttgaaaacaaaacacttgACTTTTCCATATGACAAAAAGTGGACTCTTATTTAACCGTAATATTTTTGATTAAGTGAAATTAAATGTATCTTTTCTGGTAAACAAGAGATTTTCATAAGTGAAACATCACTGCCTGAGTCTATGAAGCAAGCTGTAATTAAGTAAGGATTAGTTggtgtttttaaaataaatcttAACATATCTTACATCGTCGCATCCTTTAGCTAGCTTCTCTTTATTAAGTGGACCCAATGATCCAAGGCACCGCATCCAAAGCAGGACCCTGGCACTCTGTCGGGTTTCTTACAGTCCTTGCTCATGTGGCCCTTCGAGTGCAGTTGTAGTAACGGAAATCTTCTTTGGAACGTCTGCCCGTAGTGGCCACCTTTGTAGTTTCACTTACTGCTCGCTGTACCGGTAGCTGAATGCCTGAAAATGCACGGCGTAATTCGGCAAAGCACTTGAATCCTTGAATCTGCGCTTGAATGCGGAGTCCCTCCACAGGAATCCCTTCAATGGCTTTGTCTACTCGCTTCTCTTCGCTCTTCGACAGCCTGGCCTTCTCATCGATGTAACTGACGAAACTCTCATTGGTGCTCCAAATTCGAGACTCGAATAGGCGCCTGGCATCTGCTTGAGACACAGTTTTCCCGAACGACTCGACAAGCTGCTCACAGATGTTGTCCACGGGTTCCAAAATGCGCGTACCATTGGCATGTAGCCACTCATGAGCCCGTCCTTTATGCTTAGAGACTAGAAGCATGTGCATTTGTACACCTTTGATTCCATATACACCGCTTATATTTGTCAGCTGCGTTTCCACCTCTGATTCCCACTTTGATTCCATACACCGCTTATATTTGTCAGCTGCGTGACCCATTTCTTTCCACACGAGTTTCCCATTAAATTCCAACAACGCTTCCTTTGctaattggaattttgcaGATGACGAAAAACGCTTTCCAACATTTCCTCGAATGTTGGTTTACCAACACTAGTTCACGACGCTGGTTTTGCGCGCCAACTGGTTCTGGTTCACGACGCTGGTTTTGCGCGCCAATTAGTTCTACTGCCATCTTGTTTCGCTGCCGTTGTCGTTCGCGCAACATTCGTTGCTCGTCGGCACTGAATCGTGCGTTTCGTTTTGCGTCTGGCGTTGAGGCGCCACTATGTCGAACAATTGTGGTCGCAGTAAATGGCACAATTTTTTCAGCAAGACATCagtgttgttgtctttttttatatagacgtagtcgtacaacgctcagtacgaacaagtggcccatatgacaccaggcccgggcctgttacgaatgaccctaagtaacgttaatgttacaacctctacccactccgacctaagggcataggcgtattacatatataaacataaattaaactaaagaaatagaaaatattaatgtaatgagataataggttacatataaaaagaaaacaggataggtttaaataaagatgattacaactaattacgagcgaatgacaagatcgcagtttttatacccggaagcgatgtttcggaaccgataacgtgccaaagtctgttgtagtcactacatagtatacgaaaaggttcatgcagagaatagttagttgtgcaagtgggaagtataagcggtgtgaaattgcgggtccttctagatggaacagaaatgttaatttggctcaacagctcggaagagtcaatctcaccattcaaaagtttgtaaaaaaaagttacaccaagcattgttctacgattagttaaagaaggaaggttaattaactgaagtcgactagaataagatggaagttgtacagttggatcccagcgcaaatcacgaagggcaaaagagtaaaaactgtttttgtacagattctaatttgttttgataaaactcatattgaggagaccaaacacaagattcATATttctaatatggggcggactaaagaagtaaaaagtattttggtagtatatggatccttgaactccttcgaccagcgctttataaagccaagaacactcttagccctactaacagtagtcgatatatgctgattaaaactaagtttgtgatcgattaagatccccaaatcttttacaaccaaggaagtattattaatttttctaacgggaaattatttaaaaagtaactcgttaattggggagaactctataaaaagacataacttatACTTAataccggcttaatcgtcattagttccttagctaccgaactttgcgttataataggattaagaatacagttggatttcgttataggatatggatatatctggctagagttgtacttagtagatatgtacgtagtcgagaagaagttagcaaataaattagaaatagattgtagatcagaagaggccgaatcattattaaaaactgcaaacgatggaagggagatagaatttcgctttgagttaacgaaactatagaactctttaggattttcggagaattgcaacttgcaacgttgtaagtaattataTATAGCattttagaattagaaacaataaaattaaagatcgagtcaacagtggtataaaataaagaaatgcggaattcatatccgtacaagtgtataaattagtccaatcggtattaagaaaggcattgtttagtgcgacaaagtcagtcttccgaaaacatcgggtgcgtaccgtaggatcacactcggagatgggctcgcggctgggaaactcaatagataaactctaaagttggatgataactatcctgtggtaacaccattggactagttttagatacttcacaaaagctaggatcagaagtaaaaataagatccagaaatctgccagacgtattagaaatcgaattcagctgggccaacgaaagctcaagcagagcatcaataaaatcatgacacccagagggcagcaGCAACGtttgctaccattaactgttgaccaagtcatagtgggcaggttaaagtcccctaggacaattaataagtctctgtcagaaagtagttcaactataaatttaatagaatctaagtgtagtaaataggttggccattccgattggggcggaatgtaagaacaggtaacaaaaatggaaaaacgagtaaaagttaccttaacgcatataaattcgatagtacttgagacaggtattgttatcagacccgatgatagggcggaatctacagcaataagaactccaccaccctacgatcagtacgatcacgtctaaaaatattgaaattagagggtagaactgtggcgtcaaaaacgtcaggttttaaccaagtctcagtaaagacaattaggtcaaaatcaaaagacagactatctacaaagagtttagtaagtttagtattaaggcctctgacattctgatagccgacagagaaggaagttgttagttttttgatagagtagaaagaaggaatagataaggaaggagtgggaatagatgaggaagaaaaAGGAATAGATGGTTGTTGCCGCCGAATTTCGCTAACTGaccagcagacccgacgcagccaccaatgggttaacccatatcactcattcttcttcattttcatacttattcttaagcgccagcctacgtgctgggaaattaaccgttgcatcttgcgctttaagcttacatgttaggttctatgcttgttactaagcggcggacagaacagtttggttacaaccgcgagtaagggcgattaatttatagcggctcgcttacaatcaaacggctcgcataataacgactcgcatacggcacacacaccatacacaccccattagcataagaaatacacgtggaagaaataaatgaagtatcacgtgaaaagtggagtgtttttcttgtgggcccgctaaaacatcgaaccttagcgccaaactcaacaatggtgaaggaatccttgtttttccccgtgtcttcttttttctggatgtaaactccttcacattaagcttttcggccagaagctagaactgcagatacagtcaaagaactcaattggaacactgattttaaaagatgaaatttctctagaatatgaaaatttgaacttttctattgatatattggagacattcagtttagcccgaatgtgggccatgacatcatccaatgtagcatcagggagaagtctcgaaacaaaaatgtgttttttaggtggcactcccaccaatggtttcggcattgcaggtattgcatcagctaccgcattaattgtagcatcagttgcaacaagtggcattccggcactactatcactagaatccctatcggcaaaatccatgggtgtagattcttgcccagacaaaacggacactacagacatcgtctgcggaattggagtttgcattggttgagaaggtgtcggaaccgatatagatgtggagaccggcaaacacaaggacaaatcggaagtctgttctcctgccttcttacgctttcgagactcagtcagtagcgttaaactactaaactgagactcgacagctttaaactcttgcgagagtttaagaaaactggcggacagactcatcaggttatcctttgtttgccgcatgaaaagttccatttcatcttccacgatacggcatgactcacatccccatttgagaccctttttttgatctaaaagatcctttaccctgcatgtaaagccggcgcacttaacatgtactgtagttttacacaacctacagtaaataaaactattcaggggtgggcgggctgcaaacaatttttaaccgaacagacaggcattatgagttaattagatgaattagtaaccaaaaaataaaaatgagatatgtattggtattaaaatatataactcactctgaggtccagaaataataagaaagcgagatattgggggtgcacaagggttaaaagataaagagagcaCTATAGAGTCTAAATTACAGACACAACACAGACTGCAGTATGAGCGCAAATAACGGCGACAAGTtgaaacgaaaacgagaaaaaaaaagttaaagagcgcgagcgcgggagctagaaatcacaaaaacaaaaaacactgcAACAAGAACGCACAGAAATTTCAAGACAACAAATGAGAGCGTTGCTTGTGatttacaagaaagaaaaaaggtgggaaagagagaaagaaaagaaaaaaaaccaacaaagttttaacagaattaaggttgttaaaaattattaacacaaacacacaaaaacgcaaacgagtgattatggtgcaag contains:
- the LOC124461026 gene encoding uncharacterized protein LOC124461026 → MDRFLQMGKRRNSKETCDCSSSESEKSSAVTTSSHKLKKKTKISDVWNYFKRSDDKKFAKCLNCEKEYKTSGNTSNLRDHLKRFHPSLRDDERNSANYGDQGDSIFPPAAAADQV